From the genome of Mycobacterium dioxanotrophicus, one region includes:
- a CDS encoding flavin-containing monooxygenase produces MNEHFDVVIVGAGISGISTAWHLQDRCPGKSYVILERRENIGGTWDLFKYPGIRSDSDMFTLGFRFKPWESAKSIADGQSIWNYINEAAVENGIDKHIRTGHRVLSVDWSDAENRWTVEVETGGETKQITASFLSVCSGYYNYDEGYSPEFPGAADFKGQIIHPQHWPENLDYAGKNVVVIGSGATAVTLIPSLVDGGVGHVTMLQRSPTYIGALPLVDPVAAKANKYLPKNLAHFVNRWKQIGYSTGQYQLARKFPAVFKKALRQMAERRLPEGFDYDKHFSPRYNPWDERVCLAPNGDLFKAIRSGKAGVVTDTIETFTENGIKLTSGEELQADIIVTATGLNMQLFGGAVAYRNGEPIDLPKCMTYKGLMLSGVPNMAITFGYTNASWTLKADLVSEFICRLLNYMDANGFDRVEAQHPGDSVDELPFMDFTPGYFRRAMDSLPKSGSEAPWKLKQNYFFDMRTIRYGKVDEQSLHFTKHRVAVPA; encoded by the coding sequence ATGAATGAACACTTCGACGTCGTGATCGTCGGCGCCGGAATCTCCGGCATCAGCACGGCCTGGCATCTGCAGGACCGTTGCCCAGGCAAGAGCTACGTGATCCTGGAACGCCGCGAGAACATCGGTGGCACCTGGGACCTGTTCAAGTACCCCGGCATCCGCTCCGACTCCGACATGTTCACCCTGGGCTTCCGGTTCAAGCCATGGGAGTCGGCGAAGTCGATCGCCGACGGCCAGTCGATCTGGAACTACATCAACGAGGCCGCCGTCGAGAACGGCATCGACAAGCACATCCGCACGGGCCACCGCGTGCTGTCAGTGGACTGGTCGGACGCCGAGAACCGCTGGACGGTCGAGGTCGAGACGGGCGGCGAGACCAAGCAGATCACCGCATCCTTCCTGTCGGTGTGCAGTGGCTACTACAACTACGACGAGGGCTACTCGCCCGAGTTCCCGGGCGCGGCCGACTTCAAGGGCCAGATCATCCACCCGCAGCACTGGCCGGAGAATCTCGACTACGCCGGCAAGAACGTCGTCGTGATCGGTTCCGGCGCAACGGCTGTCACGCTGATCCCGTCACTGGTCGACGGCGGTGTCGGCCACGTCACCATGCTGCAGCGCTCGCCCACCTACATCGGCGCGCTGCCGCTGGTCGATCCGGTCGCCGCGAAGGCCAACAAGTACCTGCCGAAGAACCTGGCCCACTTCGTCAACCGCTGGAAGCAGATCGGCTACAGCACCGGGCAGTACCAGCTCGCCCGGAAGTTCCCGGCCGTGTTCAAGAAGGCGCTGCGCCAGATGGCCGAGCGCCGGTTGCCCGAGGGCTTCGACTACGACAAGCACTTCAGCCCGCGCTACAACCCGTGGGACGAGCGAGTCTGCCTGGCGCCCAACGGCGATCTGTTCAAGGCGATCCGCTCGGGCAAGGCGGGCGTCGTCACCGACACCATCGAGACCTTCACCGAGAACGGCATCAAGCTCACGTCCGGTGAGGAGCTGCAGGCCGACATCATCGTCACCGCAACGGGTTTGAACATGCAGCTGTTCGGCGGCGCGGTGGCCTACCGCAACGGCGAGCCGATCGACCTGCCCAAGTGCATGACCTACAAGGGCCTGATGCTCTCCGGCGTGCCGAACATGGCGATCACGTTCGGTTACACCAACGCGTCGTGGACCCTCAAGGCCGACCTGGTGTCCGAGTTCATCTGCCGCCTGCTGAACTACATGGACGCCAACGGGTTTGACCGCGTCGAGGCGCAGCACCCCGGCGACAGCGTCGACGAGCTGCCGTTCATGGACTTCACCCCCGGGTACTTCCGGAGGGCCATGGACAGCCTGCCCAAGTCGGGCTCCGAGGCGCCGTGGAAGCTCAAGCAGAACTACTTCTTCGACATGCGGACCATCCGGTACGGCAAGGTCGACGAGCAGTCACTGCACTTCACCAAGCACCGCGTGGCAGTGCCGGCCTAG
- the rraA gene encoding ribonuclease E activity regulator RraA, with amino-acid sequence MIIQPRATADLVDEIYPDVRSCDLQLQNYGAKTMFAGRITTVRCFQDNALLKSILSTPGDGGVLVVDGAGSLHTALVGDIIAGLAHDNGWSGVIAHGAVRDAATLRTIDVGIKALGTNPRKGTKTGEGERDVEVSFGGVTFVPGEIAYCDDDGIVVVS; translated from the coding sequence GTGATCATCCAGCCCCGCGCCACCGCCGATCTGGTCGACGAGATCTACCCCGATGTCCGTAGCTGCGATCTGCAGTTGCAGAACTACGGGGCCAAGACGATGTTCGCCGGCCGGATCACCACGGTGCGCTGCTTCCAGGACAACGCTCTGCTCAAGTCGATCCTCTCCACGCCGGGCGACGGCGGGGTGCTGGTGGTCGATGGGGCGGGCTCCCTGCACACGGCGCTGGTCGGCGACATCATCGCCGGGCTGGCCCACGACAACGGCTGGTCCGGGGTGATCGCGCACGGCGCGGTGCGTGACGCGGCGACGCTGCGCACCATCGATGTCGGGATCAAGGCGCTGGGCACAAACCCCCGCAAAGGCACCAAGACCGGTGAGGGTGAACGCGACGTCGAGGTGAGCTTCGGCGGTGTGACGTTCGTGCCGGGCGAGATCGCCTACTGCGACGACGACGGCATCGTGGTCGTTTCCTAG
- a CDS encoding MerR family transcriptional regulator, producing MDANTDARTVGAVATLTGVSVRTLHHYDHIGLVVPSVRTPAGYRGYLDADIERLHMVLVYRAAGLALDDIRVLLDDAEADVLAHLRRQHVLLCEQAEHLEQTIKAVEELMNAHRSGIQLTAEEQVEIFGTTAFGEEYALESEERWGDTEEWRQSRQRAAQLTKQDWIEIKAEGDALVQDLAAAKRAGVAPGSPEADALAARHRASIERFYECGGELHRCLVEMYLADARFTAYYDDVEPGLAQFVHDVVIASIMA from the coding sequence GTGGACGCCAACACCGACGCCAGGACCGTCGGCGCCGTAGCCACCCTCACCGGGGTTTCCGTACGGACGCTGCATCACTACGACCACATCGGCCTGGTGGTGCCGAGTGTGCGGACCCCCGCCGGGTACCGCGGCTATCTCGATGCCGACATCGAGCGACTGCACATGGTGCTGGTGTACCGAGCGGCCGGGCTGGCCCTCGATGACATCCGTGTGCTGCTCGACGATGCCGAGGCCGACGTGCTCGCCCACCTGCGACGCCAGCATGTGTTGCTGTGCGAGCAGGCCGAACACCTGGAGCAGACGATCAAGGCAGTGGAGGAACTCATGAACGCACATCGCAGCGGGATCCAATTGACCGCCGAGGAGCAGGTGGAGATCTTCGGGACCACCGCGTTCGGCGAGGAGTACGCCCTCGAGTCCGAGGAACGCTGGGGTGACACCGAGGAGTGGCGTCAGTCCCGGCAGCGGGCGGCACAGCTGACCAAGCAGGACTGGATCGAGATCAAGGCCGAGGGTGACGCCCTGGTGCAGGACCTCGCCGCTGCCAAGCGCGCCGGCGTCGCACCGGGTTCGCCGGAAGCCGATGCGCTTGCCGCACGGCATCGCGCATCGATCGAACGCTTCTACGAGTGCGGCGGCGAACTGCACCGCTGCCTGGTGGAGATGTATCTGGCCGACGCCCGATTCACGGCCTACTACGACGATGTGGAGCCCGGCTTGGCCCAGTTCGTCCACGATGTGGTGATCGCTAGCATCATGGCGTGA
- a CDS encoding CopD family protein produces the protein MGAAPAGVTGRVVAGGALIVAASAATAWALGFPQSPLGGALARAAADSAAVVAVGLAVVPMLDVARYRAELIRSATGPLVWASVVWLLAELVRLIVETARAADVSVLHLGVQTSAEFAFSTTAGRSSLAGLVAALALGVGTLAVPRTAAVVAASTGIAAAGLVARTLSGHLAESPVGGLAVAAHALAAALWCGTLAALVLTVTHRGQWARVLPRFSQLSLICVAALLVFGVLGAVIRLDTPAELWATGYGRLLSAKVVLTADLLALAWRNRAGWLPAARSHRASASLSRSRSLIELAVMTVTITFAAALAVAG, from the coding sequence GTGGGCGCTGCGCCGGCGGGCGTGACGGGCAGGGTGGTGGCCGGCGGCGCGCTCATCGTCGCGGCGTCGGCGGCCACCGCCTGGGCGCTCGGGTTTCCGCAGAGCCCGTTGGGCGGCGCCTTGGCGCGCGCCGCGGCCGACAGTGCCGCCGTGGTCGCGGTGGGGCTGGCCGTGGTGCCGATGCTCGACGTGGCGCGCTACCGCGCCGAATTGATCCGGTCCGCAACCGGACCGTTGGTGTGGGCCAGTGTGGTGTGGCTGCTGGCCGAGTTGGTGCGGCTGATCGTCGAAACGGCCCGCGCGGCCGATGTCAGCGTGCTGCACCTCGGCGTGCAGACCAGCGCCGAGTTCGCTTTTTCGACGACGGCAGGCCGGTCCAGCCTGGCCGGGCTCGTCGCGGCACTGGCCCTCGGCGTTGGCACGCTCGCGGTGCCGCGGACCGCGGCGGTCGTGGCCGCGTCGACCGGGATCGCCGCGGCCGGACTCGTCGCGCGAACCTTGTCCGGGCATCTCGCCGAGAGTCCGGTCGGTGGGCTCGCGGTGGCCGCGCATGCGCTGGCCGCGGCACTGTGGTGCGGCACGCTGGCCGCGTTGGTGCTCACGGTGACGCACCGGGGGCAGTGGGCCCGGGTGCTGCCCAGGTTCTCCCAGCTGTCGCTGATCTGTGTGGCAGCGCTCCTGGTCTTCGGCGTGCTCGGCGCGGTCATCCGGCTGGACACTCCGGCTGAACTGTGGGCGACCGGCTACGGCCGGCTGCTGTCGGCCAAGGTCGTGCTGACGGCCGACCTGCTGGCACTGGCCTGGCGGAACAGGGCTGGGTGGCTGCCTGCGGCGCGCTCGCACCGGGCCAGCGCGAGCCTGTCTCGATCCCGTTCGCTGATCGAGCTGGCCGTCATGACCGTCACCATCACCTTTGCCGCGGCGTTGGCCGTGGCGGGTTGA
- a CDS encoding copper resistance CopC family protein → MRRVLAAVVAGFALAALSLAAAGTASAHATRIATDPADHAALTASPQRVSATFNEALQRTFADMTVVGPDGNLWSTGEAQVQGAVIGIDVRPLGPAGTYTVNYRVTSADGHVVSGSWSFDLTVAGSGTPGPPVGSASGSDGSLPVWPFIAAAAVIVGGGAWWALRRRA, encoded by the coding sequence ATGAGACGGGTGCTCGCGGCCGTCGTGGCCGGATTCGCCTTGGCGGCATTGTCGTTGGCTGCCGCGGGTACCGCGTCGGCGCATGCGACCAGGATCGCCACCGACCCGGCCGATCATGCCGCGCTCACCGCATCGCCACAGCGGGTCAGTGCCACGTTCAACGAGGCCCTGCAGCGGACCTTCGCCGACATGACGGTCGTCGGTCCCGACGGCAATCTGTGGTCGACCGGCGAAGCCCAGGTGCAGGGCGCGGTCATCGGGATCGACGTGCGGCCACTGGGCCCGGCGGGCACCTACACGGTGAACTACCGGGTCACCTCCGCAGACGGGCACGTGGTGTCCGGATCGTGGTCGTTCGACTTGACCGTCGCGGGTTCGGGAACACCGGGCCCGCCGGTCGGGTCGGCGAGCGGCTCTGACGGCAGCCTGCCGGTGTGGCCGTTCATCGCGGCCGCCGCGGTCATCGTGGGCGGCGGAGCTTGGTGGGCGCTGCGCCGGCGGGCGTGA
- a CDS encoding YcnI family copper-binding membrane protein, with protein sequence MKSPHGARWRALPAAAAATLAVGLLTAAPASAHVHANADNPTPGSTSLVTFQVPGESDTGALTTQLSVALPNVASARAEVMPGWTARLDRDAAAGTVRSVTWTAAPGVGISPDQFALFRISVKLPDTPTVSFPATQTYSDGKVVHWDQAPLPGGGEPEYPAPELKLSGTPAGDDHDDDHGAAPSVTASPQPAAAPAATSADNTARWLAGGALTVAAVAVVAALAARRRS encoded by the coding sequence ATGAAATCCCCTCACGGGGCGCGTTGGCGCGCCCTGCCCGCCGCCGCTGCGGCGACCCTTGCGGTCGGGCTGCTGACCGCAGCCCCGGCGTCCGCCCACGTGCACGCCAACGCCGACAACCCCACCCCCGGCAGCACATCGCTGGTCACCTTCCAGGTGCCAGGAGAATCCGACACCGGTGCTCTCACAACACAATTGAGCGTCGCCCTACCCAACGTCGCCTCAGCGCGCGCCGAGGTGATGCCGGGCTGGACGGCCAGGCTCGACCGGGACGCCGCGGCAGGCACCGTCCGCTCGGTCACCTGGACCGCAGCACCTGGCGTCGGCATCTCGCCCGATCAGTTCGCCCTGTTCCGGATCTCGGTGAAGCTGCCCGACACGCCCACGGTGAGTTTCCCTGCCACCCAGACGTATTCGGATGGCAAGGTGGTGCACTGGGATCAGGCTCCGCTGCCCGGTGGCGGTGAGCCCGAATACCCGGCACCGGAACTGAAGCTGTCCGGCACCCCTGCCGGCGACGACCACGACGACGACCACGGGGCCGCACCGAGCGTGACGGCATCACCGCAGCCCGCCGCCGCACCCGCGGCAACCTCGGCCGACAACACGGCGCGCTGGCTGGCCGGCGGAGCATTGACGGTCGCAGCCGTCGCGGTGGTGGCAGCGCTGGCGGCGCGGCGCCGGTCATGA
- a CDS encoding DUF6474 family protein: protein MGLFTPRKSRATRRAEARAIKAKAKLEARLTAKNEARRVKGDRKAESKALKAQLKAQRDSDRNALKVAEAQLQAAREGKLLSPTRIRRLLTVTRLLAPVLVPLVYRGAMAARGAIDERRADQLGVPLSQLGQFSGHGAQLSARIAGAEQSLRQVADKAPKDAETKQFVAAITDRLSDLSAAVAAAEHMPTARRRGAHAAIAAQLDGIDADLLARLGLV, encoded by the coding sequence ATGGGCCTGTTCACGCCACGCAAAAGCAGAGCAACCCGCCGCGCCGAAGCTCGCGCGATCAAGGCCAAGGCCAAGCTGGAGGCGCGGCTCACCGCAAAGAACGAGGCCCGACGTGTCAAAGGGGACCGCAAGGCCGAGAGCAAGGCGCTCAAAGCCCAGCTCAAGGCTCAGCGTGACAGTGACCGCAACGCGCTCAAGGTGGCCGAGGCCCAGCTGCAGGCAGCCCGCGAGGGCAAGCTTCTCTCTCCCACTCGAATCCGCCGACTGCTGACGGTCACGCGTTTGCTGGCACCGGTTCTGGTGCCTCTGGTCTACCGCGGCGCCATGGCTGCGCGCGGCGCCATCGACGAACGCCGGGCCGATCAGCTCGGTGTGCCGCTGAGCCAGCTCGGCCAGTTCTCCGGTCACGGCGCCCAGCTGTCGGCGCGCATTGCCGGTGCCGAGCAGTCCCTGCGCCAGGTCGCCGACAAGGCTCCCAAGGACGCCGAGACCAAACAGTTCGTCGCGGCCATCACCGATCGGCTCAGCGATCTCAGTGCCGCGGTGGCCGCCGCCGAGCACATGCCGACCGCGCGCCGCCGGGGTGCCCATGCGGCCATCGCCGCGCAGCTCGACGGCATCGACGCCGATCTGCTGGCCCGGCTCGGTCTGGTCTGA
- a CDS encoding ImmA/IrrE family metallo-endopeptidase, producing the protein MSASRTVTRAVNAVLDLAPRRGEVTLTRLVAAVSEDRGRPIELTMEELPPGVCGQWRQYSDRDVFLIQQGLPTWDRTLAHELGHLVLGHEGISIVEAAEESVELASSDLIAYMLNQRTGCMGPNGEDIEQEAEDFAALLLYRLGRLPSDRSSIVQVRLGEAFG; encoded by the coding sequence ATGTCAGCCAGTCGCACCGTCACACGCGCTGTCAACGCGGTGCTCGATCTCGCGCCGCGGCGCGGTGAAGTGACACTGACCCGCCTGGTCGCGGCGGTCAGCGAGGATCGGGGCAGACCGATCGAGCTGACGATGGAAGAGCTTCCGCCGGGGGTGTGCGGTCAATGGCGGCAGTACAGCGATCGGGACGTGTTCCTGATCCAGCAGGGGCTGCCGACCTGGGACCGGACCCTGGCCCACGAGCTTGGCCACCTGGTGCTCGGGCACGAGGGCATATCGATCGTCGAAGCCGCCGAGGAATCGGTCGAGCTGGCCAGCTCCGATCTGATCGCCTACATGCTCAACCAGCGGACCGGATGCATGGGCCCCAACGGTGAGGACATCGAGCAGGAGGCCGAGGACTTCGCGGCATTGCTCCTCTACCGGCTGGGCCGGTTGCCGTCCGACCGATCGTCGATCGTGCAGGTTCGCCTCGGAGAGGCGTTTGGTTGA